The nucleotide sequence AATGCTGTTGTTGGTTCATCTGCTATTAATATATCTGGTCTACATGATAAAGCTATTGCAATTATTATTCTTTGACGCATACCACCTGATAACTGATGTGGGAATTGTTTCATTACTCTTTCAGGATCCATTATCCCTACTTTTTCTATTAATTCTTTTACCCTTTCTCTTCTTTGAGTTGGATCTAAATCAGTGTGATATCTTAACCCCTCTTCTATTTGATCCCCTATTCTCATCAAAGGATTTAATGCAGATAACGGATCTTGGAATATCATTCCAATTTTAGCTCCTCTTATTTCATTAAATTGTGCTTCATCAAATTCAACTAAATTTTTACCTTCAAATAAAATTTCACCTTCTACTTGAGTAAATATTGGATTATGTAACCCCATTATTGAAGTTGCAAGTGTACTTTTACCACATCCTGATTCTCCAACAATAGCTAATACTTCATTTCTCTTTAAATCTATACTTACATTATCAACAGCTCTATAGTATTCATCTTTTATACGAAAACTCGTTACTAGATTTTTAATTTCAAGTAATCTATCATTATTCATTAATTACTCCTTTCCTGCTTTCATCATTCATATGTATTTTATGTTTATATTCTTAGTAATCATAATACAATCTAACCCATATTATATACT is from Pseudostreptobacillus hongkongensis and encodes:
- a CDS encoding ABC transporter ATP-binding protein is translated as MNNDRLLEIKNLVTSFRIKDEYYRAVDNVSIDLKRNEVLAIVGESGCGKSTLATSIMGLHNPIFTQVEGEILFEGKNLVEFDEAQFNEIRGAKIGMIFQDPLSALNPLMRIGDQIEEGLRYHTDLDPTQRRERVKELIEKVGIMDPERVMKQFPHQLSGGMRQRIIIAIALSCRPDILIADEPTTALDVTIQAQILDLLRELQNEIGAGIILITHDLGVVAEMADRVAVMYAGEIVEVATVYDLFNNPKHPYTKSLLSSIPHMDNNGEEELHVIEGTVPSLINLPRQGCRFRSRIPWISESVHEEHPELHEVEPGHFVRCTCHEKFYFADEEGEK